GGCCGCATAATGAAAACAGCGTGTTCCTTCTGGACATACCTGCTCTTTCAACATGGCTTTTGTCTAAGCAGGCTTTGAGCTACTCTTGAACAATCAGGCCTGTAATGACCGTCTCATCATTGCCTCAGGATTCCCTGTCACTTAGGCCACTAACCAAATCTAGGAGCTGCACGTGTCGTTCTGTCTACCGACCGCATAGACGGAGAAACAGAGCAGACCTTACACTGTGATAGTGAACTGGccatattcattcattatcaGCTCTGTGGTAGTGAATGGCTCCCACTCTGTACAGGCGGCTCTATGTCTGACCTGTCTGTGATGCTCAGTGGGAGAGCTAAACGTTGAGGTTTGGGGTCACTCCGTGGCTTCCACCTCCCTTGCATGTCTGCGTGCCATTAACAGCAATGGCTCTGATGACATGTTCTTCCTGCACTCGCCTCGTCTGAGCTCCTTCGCTTTAGCTGGAGGTGCCTGTGGCCCCGGGTCTTGAGGCACTTGTCTATTTTGGGAGGTCATTTGGAGCCGGACACGCTGTCTCCCCAATGCAGCCTGTCTCCTGATACTGCTATCAACTGTCGGCTTTTAACAGGGAGCCACGGCAATTTACTAGAGTGACGCCAAGCGGGGCAGTTATCAGGACCCCAACACCAGATTAGCTTGTTGGTCTTCTAATGAGCATCCTTGAACAAGGAAATGCACAATAATAACACTATTATCCATATATCTGCAGAACAGGAAACCGTGTACTGTAAGAGAAAATGCAATTCATTTCTCATGTTACCCAAAGCTGTACAGTGGCCTGGTGGATAGATGTGAGCAGCACACTTTAATCTATATTCCTATATTCCCATGTGCCTTTGTTCAAACGTGGACAGAAGACAGATCAGAGGAAATGGGGGGAGGGGAAGGGGAAATATACATGAGGCTCAAAGTGTATATTAAACCATATAACAAGTAATGCCCCagtataaaactaaataaaggcCATGTTTGTAGTTTTACACACACGCAACACAGTTAACACCTCCTCACAGCTCAGTCATTAAGGACTAATGTTTTCCCGCTAATTATaagaaatttattttttttaacagtacaATTTACAAAAACATCCCCaagttcagcttcagcttctgctgTTTAGTGAGCAGAGTGAGTTTTGAGCTGGACTGTGTGTCCTGCCCAACCCTGGTCTCCAAATGATGTTAAAAATCAtaaactgtgtctgtgcagggtTGATGTCATACTTGGCAtaatgtttcactgtggatTTTAGGAGGGTTAGGTTTACTAGCGTTCGGGAAACATACAAAAGTACAGTGGTTCACACTAAGTGCCTGTGCTCACTGTAGTGTTTCCACAGCCCCCTTCTGACTTTATGGAATACACTGCCACTGTCGGTGCCGAGCCGTAAAAACCTCATCGAAATCCTAAACAACTCCACTGTGTTTCCTAATCCAGGATTGAAGTGTGTTCTGCTGAAGTTACCAATTTCCATTGTTTAAGTTTAAGCGTGGAAattttgagttctgactttttCAATGGAGACGACCGGCTTTGCAGAGAATTTGCATGCGAGCGTTGTTGCCACAGTGGGTGTACAGTATCGTCCTGAGGTGTGAAAATCTGCTTACTGCCAGATGGGTTTGGCTCCAGTTCTGCTGTTCTCAAACAGTATTCTCATTTTATGCACTTTATACGGAGCTAAGGACGTTTATGAATGCATAAGACATGATTCTGTGGTACTTTCTAATTGCAGACAACTCTTCTTTATTCCACCGCAGcataaaaaatacataacaTCAGCAATGCTTGTCTAGGTTTCAATGAGGAGGCAGCTCATTTCAGGAAAGTCCCCTGTGGATGGTTTGGACCCCTGAGGCAAGGTGGCGCCCACACAAGAGAACCTGTGACTCCACTTGGACATGGCAGCCAGTGATTATGTTGCATGTTGACGTAAAGCATCCAACAAAATAGAGATgtaacaaaacaataataagaAGGGTGGGGTCATGTGGGGCCGAGACAGGGTGTAGCTCTCACGACAGGGCTTGTTACCTTTGCTTGTCGACACGCCCCTGATTTGGAGCCGAGATGAATGTAGCAGAGATTGGGCTGAAATCCAGTCAGAGTCAGTGCATTTGAATGCATCTTAAAAAAGCTTAATTGTGTCCAATGCATTTTAATAGATCTAACTAGTTAAAAAATGCTGATAAGTATTATGATTGTCCAAATACTCTCCAGGtttgtcattaaaaacaaaatgtttttaatcttAATGCATGGAGTATCTTTGTCTGTGAGTGGACCTTTGATGGACTGCTGTTCGATGTAGACGGTATTTTTAACAAATGCCTGTTTTTAGCTGTACTGCATGTGACACCTGGACAGGTAGATTCACATTCTACATCATTCACCCATTAAATTTCATAACTACCTATTGTGTGGAGTGAAAACtgttatttttatctttattgtgGCCgtagtgtgtttgtgcaggcgGCGGCAGACTAGAGACGGGAGTGTTTGCTGATCATGTTATGCTCATGTGGCTGGTTGTGACTTCATCTTCAGACTTTAATCtaagtttgtgtttgtagtctttGAGGTGTGGATTAGTGGGAGTGTTGAGTCAGGCCGAGGCGAGGGCCCGGGAGGTCAGCCTGGAGAGAGGCCCACGTAAGCAGGCTCCAGTGCTGCTGAATGGGCTGATAATGGGCTGGATCAGAAGGAATGTGTTCATGGAGCCTCGCTACTGACAGCCAGACCCTGGGGACATGAATTACTTTGACTGATACAAAAAGAAGATGACAAAAAACACCGCCTCAGGCACTGTCTCCCTGGACTCTTTGTCTCCAGCACAGCTAAATGAATCAAATTGCCTACAATTAAAGATTTAACTATACTTTCCTTCCCTTGGTCGATCAATTCTCTCTCCCTACATTTTCATCATACAAAGACACATTTAACTGCATCAGTGAATAGACAATGGGTTGGCTTTACTGACATGGTACTGGAGTCTTTTATCATGTCGTGCACAATGAAATGAGTAAACAGTGTGTAACTATATGGACTATGTGGGATGCATACTTTCATGTGCACTGGAGTGAAGTGGTCCTAGAAAACTAGTAGTTTGAAGCCGTTGGCAGTGTTGTGATGTCAGCAGGGACACAACATAAAATGCCTTATTGTTTCTATTGGTTTTTCTGCAGGGATATTCATCTGCCTCGTTGCCGCTCTCCCACATTGTCTGAGGTGTCATTCGGGAGCTAGGCTTGCGTGACCGCTTCATTATTACCCAGGGGTCTCCAGGGGTGCACGAGCCTGGACCTTTCACAGGCAGAGGGGCAGGCCagaggacaggcctgtgtgAACAGCTGTGCCCTGTTTTAGATCCCCGGACTTGGTTACCTCTTACTCTTTGAAGAAGTTTTTCCTtacacactttcacacatgcagcacacatTAGTGGAACGGAGCGTGGTTATGGCTGTATTATGAAAAGTTCAAATGCCAGAACTTTGATTtcccaattaaaaaaaaaaacagccagatGTTTTGGGTGCATTTAAATCTGCTGCTAGGAATCAGTGGTGAATCCATAGCTAATAATCAGACAATTATAAATTGTGAAATTATTTGTAAACCCACAAATTGCACCATGTAGAAGCCATATTGGAGCACAAGTTCATTATGGGATACAATTATTAGATAGATGTGTTTTGTGGTGCCACAGCAACATCTCTTAGACATGACCTCATTCCTGTTTTTGGTCAAGTCTGTTACATATGCAACAGTGGAATTCaattaaatgacaaaaaaactCATTTGTCTAATAAGTACAGGATATTTACATCTGTTCATAATCATATAGATAAATTGATTAAAATTGTAACGCAGCTAAACGTTTATCCCACGGGTTCTTCTCAGTGGTGGCTGCACTTACGCTGTGAACCACACAGAGCGTACACCAGCCACTCAGTCAGAAGAAGCCTTGAAGGTGAAacgtctttaaaaaaaagtccacTCAGCACTTGACCGAACCTTAGGGATAAACCTGGAGGAGAACCATGAAAACCTTTACAGATAACGAAGCATTTACTTTTTTCTGACTGGTTTGAATTTAGAAGTTTGCATAATTTAAATTACACTGTCAGTGTCAACAAAGGATGGTTAATTATATTATAATGAATCAGAATAATAAGACAATCATTAAAATTTCAGTAAAAGTGTTTCCTTTGTTTTGGCAGAAGCAAAATGCTGGCAGCGGATATGGGAAAATTGTAGTGGAACGTTATGTGGAAACCATTCAAATGGCCCTGAGTAAATATTGAAAGGTGGACACGTTACAGGAGGCTGTTATTACTGAGCCTGACGCTGATACCAGCTTCAGGTGTCCGTTTGTACGTCATAcctgaaaatgttttgttttctaattgCCCTTTGACCTGTTTGCATTTTGTATGTTGTTGGTCACCTTATCCAATACCCTCTAATAGGATGCTTCCCCACATCTCTCGATCCATTGCAACAAAATGAACATAAAAAATAGACAGACCATCAATGTTTAGTACAGTTATTTCATCAACTCAATGATACATATCCTCTGACAGGGTCAGTGGATCATCCGCGTGTAACCCATGCTGTACCGGAGTTTAAGAATTCAATTTGTCTGCATGCTCCTGATGTTGTCAGACATTAGTCTCACATGAATCCCTTCCAGCAGCAGGGAGAGCGGCGCAGGCAGTCCCGGTGACTTATGGGCCAGCTGGGCTCTCCTTAGACTTAATTGAAAATTGCATGACACTGATTAAAATGAAGCGGTGCTCTGTAATAACAGTTTTCTTTTCCTTGTCTGACATGTGATTGAGTTACAAAGGGGAATGCATTTGCAACAGGTGTCTTTAACACAGTGCAGGCATGAGAGCCTGCATGTCCACCCTCTGTAACCTCCCTCTGCCCCATTCCCTGAGCCTGCCAGGGAAACCTGATTCCAGTTCAGACACTGGCACACTCTGCTGCCACAGCTTTCAGAGCCTGCACCGGTGGAAGCCTGGGGTCCTCAGAGGTGTCCTAGTGGAGGCAGCGTCTGAGCACATGTAGTGGCCTTTAGACCTTTCGCATTTATAGGCTGTAGTATTTCAAGCATGAGGTAAGTATTTCCCATAATGGATTAGATGTTTGGTGAAGACTGACAGAGAAGAATCACATTGTAGCATGTTGCTTGtgattaaatacagtatttgtgtttcattcatGACTACTTACAAATTAAACTGTAAGCATgacttctatttttttttaaacagggaTTAACCTTCAGGGTTTTGCAGCCAATCAGCAGTGCTTGTTCCTGAACCTTGGATCATGTTAATACATCTTGGGGTGTGGTTTTGCCTCAGATTTCTGAGCCAGTTTATTTTAACTCTTTCAAGGCCAATTAAAAATAACTGTAGTAACAGGTATCCTTAAATTGTACTAAGGCAGTTGAACAAAAATATCAGtccccacacacatgcaagcacgcacacacacacacacacacacacacacacacacacacacacacacacacacacacacacacacacacacacacacacacacacacacacacacacacaacaacattcACACAAGTAGCTGGTATAAATCGGAACAGAAATGCGTGTATATGGTTATTTGCTATTAACACAGACAAGACAGCAAGATTTATTGGCATCAGTGAGCAATCTGTTGATTCCAGAGCTAAATGAAAGCTGCTGCCTCTCAAAGTGCAGAAGCTCAGAATTTTAATTCCTTTCTCGTGACTCTTAAAACTGATGTCAATAAGGCATACGTTAATTTCTGAGTAACTCTGAAATTGCTCTCATATAGAGCGTATACGGCACCAGCGCTGGTATGTTCTTTGGCGTCTTTCTGTCCTAATCTTCATTTACATCTTCTGTACTTGGTTGATGGTTTTACCTATTGTTGAATTGAAGGATGGATCAGAGATCAAACCACTGTGGCCAAGTCTTTCTATTCATATGCAGCCATAATTATGTTATGCTTCCTAATATCTTGTTGAGACTATTTCTCTCACCCTGTTTCTTTTGCACAGACGTTCTGGTCACTGTTGATGAAGAAACAAGTATTTAAACACTGCCTGCTAACACAGTATGCTGTCGCCAGTTTCTTCAGCACTAGAAATTGCCTTAACTTCTAGGAAGATGGAACAAATGGAAGATTCTGGGTAGAAAGTAACCAAAGTGTCATCATCAGATCTACATTAGCTTGTTGTGGTCTTGGCATATCTGATAATTAAGAGGTCATAGACTATGTATGCCTTCACTCAAGTTGCCTTAAGTTGCCATGGACTGCACATCAAAGTCAATATTAGTCATTTTCCTTTTACTTAGCTACTGAACCATAACGAAATGTGTTTATGGGAATCAGACTGCTAAAATTCTGGGTATGAATAATTGCGCAATAAGCAGAGAATTTTATCAATAAAATCAAATTGGTCTTCTTTATGTCGAAACAATCAAGTCACACAGCGAGAGCGAAGCGCTGCATCACTGCCATCATCTGTTTAGTCACAGATTTAAGAGTCTCTCTACAAAGGCCTATTTTCTCATGTCCATAAAACCGATGCAGCGCTTTCAGATACAGACACAAAGATGCTTTTATGAACTCAGAGTTATGCAGTTGTTCCCATAAACTTGACACATGTTTatcaaaaacatgtgtttgtgctaAAAACAATCTGACCTAACTGTGTCagtaaatgtgaaatattttttgttataTGTGCATAATGTTTACCACCTATCAGGAAACATATTATTATAATACTGGAACATATTATGTCACATGTTGTGCATAAAGCTGTGCACAGTTTAACAGTCATGAGAAAATGACTAAATATATTTTTGCTAATaactatttgtttatttatactcCACAAAAATATAGGAAAAACACGACTAAAACAAACATACGCCCAATGCTTTTATTCTACAACATTTTTTAAGAGTCGCTAATAATATTTCAGTGTCatgtcaaaaataaatattcGACTTTATAAAAAAATGACGACATCTAAACTTTACATGAAAGTTCCCGAGTTGCTGTTTTAAATCCTCAACCGCTTCCTACGCGCAGCCCTGGGTGTAAATGAGTTCTAGTAAGTTTAAGTTAAAACCGAGAGGTTGGTGTTTCGCCTTTAAGAGTTAAGAAACTTGAAACCTTGTTTGCGCAACAATCAGTGCAGCTCACAGCCGCCAAAGTGTCTAGACTAGCACATGATGGTAGTCAGCCAATGGCTCCACCGCTCTCCTCGGGGgccccgcgtgtgtgtgtgtgtgtgtgggtctgtgtctgcgtgtgtgcgcgtgaggaAGCGAAGGGGGgcgagaaaagagagagaaacgggGAAAGAAAGGGATCCGGGCTGCAGTTTGCTTTAGATGTGAGTAGAGGAGCACGAGCGCGTTCCGCCGCGGATTGATCCTCCACGTAGTTTCAGCCTCGCATGGATATTTTGTTGGGATTGTAATGAAAGAAGCGCACTGACATTTGACGAAGACGGATCCCGACTTTCAGTGCATTTCCCTGGGATTAAATCGCCTCGAAGTACCTCATGCTCGACGTGCCGGCGTGAAAAAAGTAGATTCGAGCTTGTTAAAGTCCGAAACTCTCCGAGTCCGCGGGTCACCGTCTTTGGCCGAAGGCTGCGGCTTCTGGATTATGATCCTAAGTGTGTTACGCGATTTGATTATGTATCCTATGATTTTTAATCGTTCATAACATATAAACAATCCACTCCGCAGCGGTTCTGGATAATTAATCACAGTTTCACCTGCTGGGGCTTTTTTTTACGGTATAATCGGATTAGCGAATGCATTTTAATCAGAATGTTTCAGTGCGTTTGCTGCGAGGTTTTGTAGTAGATGCAACAAAACAGTCTTGACTCTAATGTTGCGGCTTTGCCACCAATGCTCGTCGGTTCGCTGTGCAGGCTTTGCACGGCGGTTCACAGACATTAATGTTTTGCACCGACCGCACAAGTCTCTGTAATATTCGGGTATCCGTAGAAGAGTAAACCCCCTTATAGATTGTCAGGTTGTCGTATGTTCAGGACGAAACGCTCAGGTCTTGTGCGGCGACTCTGGAGAAGCCGTTTGATCCCAGATAAAGAGGGGGAAGATGGAAATGGCAAAAGTAGTGAGGGCTGTAGGGACGACGTGTTCGGCACCAACCCGGAGAAAATTCCCAAAACGGAGTTCAGACCGATGACCCCTAGCGGGTCTGTTCTGCGGGACTCGGGGGGTGTGCGCACGCGGAGCCCCGTGGAGAGCAGCGGCGCGGGGGGCCGGTCGGACCAAGACGGGGCCGCGGCGCGCGTCCCGGAGCAGGGGAGCCCCCGCTCCCGGCACGACAGCGACTGCAGGACGGTGACGTGCTGCTTATTCAAAGACCGGGACCACTCCGAGCTCCGGGCTCCAGACGCGGCCCAGGGCACCGGGGACCCGGCGTCGTGTCACCTCGTGCTGCGGACCCTGGGACCAGGCGACGGCGGCTCCCCCGAGGCGCGCGAGGCGATGCCGCGCGCcgtgctggagcaggagctgaaggCGGCCACGTACTCGCTCCTGAAGCGGCTGAAGGAGCGGGCGCTGGACACGCTACTGGAGGCGGTGGAGTCCAGGGGAGGGATGCCGAGCGACTGTGTTTTGATTTCCCGCACAGAGCTGAGGCTGGGCGGGCACGCGGCGTCCCCGCAGCTGCTCGTGTGCAAACTGTACCGCTGGTCCGACCTGCAGCACTCGGCCCAGCTTAAACCACTCTGTGAGTGCAAGAGCTTCGGGGCCTCGGACAGTCCGTCAGTGTGCTGCAACCCGTATCACTACAGCCGGCTCTGTGGGCCAGGTAAGAGCACCACCCTGCTGCacatatctatatctatatatgcaTATAGTGTCTACGGTCTGCAGTGCAAAGGCTTTGATAAATTCTTGATTATGAGTTGATTTGGCGACGTAAATGTGATGCATTCTGCTGATTTGGGAGTTTGCTGTTATTCTGTTAAAGGCGTGGACTCGTGCCTTTTCTCCTTTACACTCTCCTTAATTAATATCCCAAACACTACTCTATGTCTCCAGTGTCAGCGTCTCCTGTGTGACCGTGAGACCTGCTTTCCTGTAGGCTGAGACCTGCAGCATATGACTCACACCACATTGTATAGACTCATTCCGATGTTTAGATCCCGGGCTATGTTGtatttaggttttgtttttgtgctgcaggcctTGCCTTGTTTTAACAATCAACGAGCTATCTATGGCACGCCCTCCCTGACCTATATTAAACAGATTAAATTTTGGCCGCCCTGCGATTTGGCAAACCTCACGCTCCGTCCACTCGACCCCGCTGACCCGAGGACAACGCGCGGTATCATGTGTAAGGATGCGAGCGTCAGGATTTCTGTGTCCTCGCTGGCGCAGGAGGTGGATTTTCCATAACATGCATGTTTACTAGAGCCAGCTGGCTGTGACAAGCACTTCAAAGTCATAAGTCAACAATATTAGAATTTATAGCAGGCAAATGTGGAAAACTGATGTGCATTTGGCTCTGGCGTCCTGCCGTACTGTCTGATCCCATCACATGTGATTATATAGAggttgaatgtttttttttgttagtcTGGATAGACTGTGCTAAATGCAAAGAATATGAAATTTGTTCCCCCCAGTGAAGTGGATGTCCGCCTGTGATATATGTGATTCTTCTCACTGAAACTAGCAGGATGAATTGTAAGCGGAGGGAGTGGGACACATGCCCCATGCTGGGGCTAAGGCTCGTAGTAGACATAGCTCACATGCGCTCATGCGTGGCCCGATAGAGCTGGTATTTCTTTCATGCTATTCAAGAAGGGGCGCTCGGAATCAAGACCTTAATcacttgtttttactttgtttgcCAATGGAAAAGTAGGAAGGCTAGAACTATGTAAGATTCAATATGTGCACATGTGAAAAGAGAGATGTGAAAGGAAATCGAACAACAATTAGCGGTCAAGTATTCAGTGAAAGTGCGTCTCAGTATTTGATTTTAAGACTTGTTTCAAAGTAAGAGCAGCCTCGGTTTTCGCATTGAGCATTCAGGAGAATAGAACTGTGTATAATGTGTGGCCGAGAGCTTGGATTTAAGTGGACAAAAactttttcctttcattttgcCAGGCATTATGCTTTTTGAATGAGATCAGTTTCAAGTTGCGCTTTAAAAGCCCTTTTGTCCTAAGGAGGTCCCCTCATGCTATTTAGGTGAAGGAGTGGTGATAATATACAGTTTGCATACTACTGGCGCCAGACTGACTAGCTGTGTATCTGAGTGACTGAGTTCAGATCCTGGCAATTACTGCCGCCACTCTTAAAGGACCCGCTGCTATTATGCTTTTCTCCTTCCCCTTTTTCTCTGTAGGCGAGGTCACAGTGCGCTCGCAAagttttctttcctttgtgttttccttcgTGGGCAAGTTGCTCTCTGCGTTTCTGCTCGTGTGATTAAATAAAGTCAGGGCATTTGAATAAAGCGAAGTTAAAAAGGGAAGATTTGATCAGATTTACGCCCAACTAGATGTTTGGTTAGTGAGTCTGTGGttgtagcagcagctgcttcagttgATTATTATGTGCTCCAGATAATGGAACAGTTTTACTTTATCTTAAATGTGGTTCCAGATATTTAGTTCTATTGGGGtgttgtttaaaatgtagtgtAGAAAGATTTGTAGAATAGGGTAATTACAGTAACTGTGTTGACCTATGCAGCAAAAAAATCATTTCCATTGATCTTTAAGTTGATTAACATTGTTATTTTGTGTTACAGAGTCACCCCCACCGCCTTATTCGAGGCTTTCCCCTAATGAAGAACATAAGCCACTGGGTAAGTGACAGATGTACCGCCGGGCTCTGTGGTACCGGAACTAGTGTTTCTCCTACCTGATCTTTGATAAAATAGGCATTTTTACGAGCGTTCACCGCCTGCCAGTCACATTAGCATGTGGCCCAGCGTCGTCATGCCGGGCAGAGGCCTATGGTGTGGacagtgtttgttgtgctgGGACTCTGGAGCCTGGCTGCTAGCTATGGCTACAAGCCCCAGTACAGCTGATGTTTCTGGCGGCATCTGAGGGGATGTCATCAGGTAGAACCCATTAGTGAAGCtgcactgtttgttttccacactGGGATGGAGCCCAACTGGCGTGTCCCAGTTTGATCGTTTCCACGTTGAAACGAGAAGCAGactgatgcagctgctgtagTTGTGACCGTCAGACGATGAAGAGGTCATTTTTGCTTTATTCCCCACAGATCTGTCAGACTCCACATTGTCTTACACTGAAACCGAGGCAGCCAGCTCACCAAACATCACACCGGGGGAATTCTCAGGTGGGTGTGTTTCTCCAACTGTCACCGGTTACCTAATAATTAGTGTCTTCCAAACATGTCTTAAACAGATTTAAGAAATTAATTGTTCCCTGAAGTTTAGTCTGTGATAGTTCATTTGTTGTGCAGAGGATATTTGTATTAAGACACCGATTTCAGGCTTGGAACACGGTGTCCGACATGTAGTAAATGCAACAAAACTAGGTTCTGTGCTGATGTGTGGCTGCTCGTGTCATGTCTTCATACATTTGTGTGCATTGTAAGTCTTAACACGTCCTCATCTGGGCATACAAGCTCTATATGAAAGTCCTTTAGCCTGTGATTCACTGTGTTATGGCAGCAATAAGTCAGCGACACTCCTGTGTGCGTGGCCTTGGAATGGTTAAATAAAGCCTTGCTGAAAAGAAAAGGGAGGTGTACTTGAGCAGCAGTCCATAGCTGTGGTCTGCTCGGCTGTGGAGTGTAACTGGATGAACACACAACTCACGAAGGTCATTTCAGTTTGATGTTGTACTTTATTCCTCCTCATTACGGGCCATTATGAGCAGCCCCAGCTTTAAAGATAAAGGTTTCATTGTGAGCGGTGCTGAGGTTCAGCGGGGCGTGTGTGTTGGTCACAGAGCtggcctcccctcctctgtttttctttcagaaaTATTTGAGTGGGATCAAACTGTAATAAGATCCAAGCTtgcgcagaaacacacacacacacacacaggcacacacgagCGCACACTGACGTTGGCGTGAACGTGCACAGACCCTCGCGTGTACGACTCTATCCAG
The genomic region above belongs to Betta splendens chromosome 6, fBetSpl5.4, whole genome shotgun sequence and contains:
- the smad6b gene encoding mothers against decapentaplegic homolog 6b, producing the protein MFRTKRSGLVRRLWRSRLIPDKEGEDGNGKSSEGCRDDVFGTNPEKIPKTEFRPMTPSGSVLRDSGGVRTRSPVESSGAGGRSDQDGAAARVPEQGSPRSRHDSDCRTVTCCLFKDRDHSELRAPDAAQGTGDPASCHLVLRTLGPGDGGSPEAREAMPRAVLEQELKAATYSLLKRLKERALDTLLEAVESRGGMPSDCVLISRTELRLGGHAASPQLLVCKLYRWSDLQHSAQLKPLCECKSFGASDSPSVCCNPYHYSRLCGPESPPPPYSRLSPNEEHKPLDLSDSTLSYTETEAASSPNITPGEFSDASMSPDAPKQSHWCNVAYWEHRTRVGRLYTVYEHSVSIFYDLPQGTGFCLGQLNLEHRSSTVQRTRGKIGYGLLLSKEPDGVWAYNRSDHPIFVNSPTLDIPNSRTLVVRKVMPGYSIKVFDYERSYLLRHSAEADLLDGPFDPNSVRISFAKGWGPCYSRQFITSCPCWLEILLNNHR